In the genome of Aequorivita sp. H23M31, the window AGGGAATAAGCCGTGATATCAACGCCCTCTACTGGATTTCCCTTATAATCGGTAACAGAAAGTTCGATTGTGGAATTTTGACCGGGATATACCAAACTGGGCTGCTCAACTTCAAGGGTCAACGCCTTGTCCTTTATGGGAACTGATATGTTTTCAGTTTTTACTTCTCCACCCCAAATATATTGTATTGATATTTGATAATTTTCAAGCGAGTGCAAGCGTTCGTATTTTTGAAAAGTGTCGCTATATCCCGATGAAAGTTGTTTGTTTTTTAAATAGGTATTGTAGTTGAAAAACAAATTTCTCGGATTGATAACTTCCAATTTAATGGAATCTGCTGTCCGATTTCCGGAGATTTGAAGGAGCGAGGACTGGGCAGAAATATTGTATTTCAACTCTTCATCTCCAGAGTGTAAAACGTAAGTAGAGTAGAAGGGGTTCAACTTTAATTTTATAGGGGTTTCTCCTTCAAAAACCAAGGTTCTATTTCCAAAATTGTCTTCCCCAAATACTTGGGTTTCTCGGTTTGTGGACAATCCATTATGCTTAAAAGCGATGCTGATGGAATCTTTTTCCAGTTTGGCTTCCAAGGCTTCATCTAAATGGAAATAGGTTACTCTTTCATTTTTCAGGAGAAGCTCATTGTCTGAGGTTAAAAGTTTTACTTCGAGATCGTATTCAAAATTGGCAGGCGGGAACAACGAATCGGAAATTTCAATTTTCGTTTCCGAAGATGGTTCCAACTTTCTTTCAACATAGCCCAGAGTGTCGGAAATAAAGAGTTTGTCCTTAAAAAAGGAAATCGGTCTTTTGGTCCGCATAACAATCTGGACTCTTGCATCCTGAAGTACCAATTCGTTTTCATCAGCTGCTTTAATGTAGAGTTCAAGAGGTTCGTTTCTGTATTGATTCCTTTTAGGCAGTCGAAGATGTAACTGATTTTTTGCCAATTCATAATCTTCATAACTAAATGAATTTGAAATCAACGTGTGTTCCTTTTTATCCTTCAGTTGGATGGCATATTGGGTGTCGAGTCTGAGTTTTAGGGAATCGTGAAGGAAGAATTGATATTCATATCCTCCTTTGTCATAAGGTTCCAGATTTGTCAGGGATATGTTCTGCTTATTGCCAAATAATGAAACCGCCACTGTTTTGTCGAGTGGTCGACCTCTTTTATTGACTATAAAGCTTTTAAACTTTACAGTGTCGCTCGGTTTATATTTAGGTTTGTTAAAAACTAAGTAGCCTTTAAAGTCCGCTCCTTTATTTTCGTAACAATGACTATCGTCAAACAGGCATATTACTTTGTGATAGAGTTTTGCAAAAAAGTTTTCAGTCCTTCTAATAGTACCTGAGGACCATCCATCGACAATGGATTTTACAGCGTCTACAGGCAGATCGACAACAAATTTTACCGGGGTCCAAACATATTTTAACGGGGTGCCGTACAATACCTTTCGGGAATTTCTCCTAAAGGCCGAGTTGTTGTAATTTCTGTCTAAGTAGTAAAAGGAGGTTTCCCCTAAGTAGGTGACCTGTAACAATCCTTTTTTATTTGATTTTCTAAGTAAAAAAGCCTGAATCTCGTCGTTGTATTTTATCGACCTATTTTTGATCTTGACCTCAGCATCACGAATCAAAGCCCCATTCAAATCATAAAGCTGAATAACTAGGTCTTGATAGTTGTTCAACAAAAAGACCTCGAGATTCTGAACCGTAGCAATTTCTATCTTTTGGATATCTCTGACCGAATACGTTTTTAGATAATGTCCTGGCCCTAATTTTTTATCATAGCTATCGCCTGTTGCGAAGGAGTCAATCAAGGTGTGGAAATAATCCGTTTCTATATCGACATTCTTTTTTGAATATATCTGTTTGGCCTCGTCATCAGAAATCTTAAAAATATATGTAAATGGACTTGATTGCCTGCTCTTTAATAATTCCTGGGCAGCGAGGGAAGAACAACCACAACCAAAGACAATTATGAAAATAAACTTCAGGAGAATTTTTAAGGTAAGGCAGCTGATAAGGCTATGATGCATTTCTATTAGTCAAGTTTCAATCCGTTTTGTCAAGAAAATATATCCGATAGTTACCGATAAGATGAAAGAGATAGGTGTATATTGGGGACAATTCTCATTGCTATCAAATATACCAAAAAATATCCTTGCCATTAAAACCCCAAAGGTTTCCTCCTACGCTGAAAAAGCTTGTGCCTCCGCTAAAGCTTCTGCGACACGTGGGCGGCGGACAAGTTTCAACCTTTGGGGTTTGAAAACGCTATAACCGCTAAAGCTTCTGCGACACGCGGGCGGCGGACAAGTTTCGACCTTTGGAGTTTGAAAACACTAACTAAACTTGAAGTCTTTCTGTCCTCTAAGCGGCGCCGCTAGCGCGAGCGTCTCGCTCGTGCCGATATAGTTGCTCACGATGTTTAGGCGACGTTCGCAATGACCACGCTAGATAACTTTCTCGCGCCATAACTATATGAAACGGCAATTAAAATTCAATTATCTTTATCTTCCTAACTTGTAAATTTATCGAGCAATGAGCAGGAAATATAAATTTCACAACCCCTCCGCAGCATATTTTGTTTCATTTGCGGTAGTTAATTGGATAGACGTTTTTACTCGAGAAGTTTATTTCAACGTAATTACGGATAGTTTGAACTATTGCCGAAACCATAAAGGAATGGCACTTTTTGCATATTGCATAATGCCAAGCCACTTACATTTGTTGTTTCGAGATGACAAGGAAAATCCGTCGGGATTACTTAGAGATTTTAAAGGTTTTACCTCAAAAAGAATGATTGCTACAATTATGGAAAATTCTCAAGAAAGTCGGAGGGAATGGCTACTATGGATGTTTAAAAGAGCAGGTATAAAAAACAGCAATGTAAAAGAATATCAATTCTGGCAACAGAACAACCATCCTATTGAATTGTGGAGTACCCCGGTGATAAAGGAAAAATTCGAATATATCCATAACAATCCCGTAACGGCAGGATTGGTTATGGAGGCTTGGGAATGGAAACACAGCAGTGCCCGAAATTACGCTGAACTCGATTCTGTAATTCCCATTGATGAAATTGGCTTTTTAGGATAATGAAAAGCCTTAGCAAAGTCGCCCCACAAACGCTAGCGCGAGCGTCTCGCTCGTGCCGGTTGCCCTGCTCACGGTTGTGGAGGACACGGGCGGGACGCCCGCGCCAGCGGTGGGGAAGAACGTCGGCAAAACTCACGTAAACACTAGCGCGAGCGTCTCGCTCGTGCCGATACAGTTGCTCACGCTCACAGGTTGTGGAGGACACGGGCGGGACGCCCGCGCCAGCGGCGTTTGAAAACACTAACTAAACTTGAAGTCTTTCTGTCCTCTAAGCGGCAATTAAGCGTGGAAAGACCTCACAGGTTTTTGAAACCTGTGAGGTCTGATGAGCTTCGATTACCGATATTTGCAACCACATAACCTCCGCAATACACCAAATAAATACGCCCCAACATCAATGAAAAATACAAATGGTTTTTATCCCAATCAGCGCTACACCAGCAAAGGTGAACCCGAACTGGGGATTGGCATTCTAACAGAATCCAACAACCGACAGGTAAAAATATATTTCCCCTTATCCAATGAAACTAGGATGTATGCGATGGAAAGTGCGCCCTTGCGTCGGGTTGTTTTTAAAGCAGGCGATACCATAGAAGATGTAAACAAGCAAGCAATGCTGATTGAGAGGGTAGGGATGGAGAGTGGTTTATATACGTATTATGGGAACGACAAAAAGATCTCGGAAGCAGATCTTGGCGATGTTTCGATAAATTATGGCGTGGACGACAGGTTCTTTATGGGGGATGTGGATACTCCGCAAGCTTTTGCTTTGCGTAGGGAAACCCTGCAACATGAATACGAAAGAAAAATTTCTCCTGTACATGGATTTGTCGGGGGAAGGATAGATCTTATTCCACACCAACTCTATATTGCCCACGAAGTGAGTTCCCGCTATGCGCCGCGTGTTCTGCTTTCAGATCAGGTGGGTCTGGGAAAAACTATTGAAGCCTGCCTTATTATCCAACGTTTATTATTGAGTGGCCGAATTTCGAGAGTGCTTATCCTAGTTCCGGACTCTTTGATACATCAATGGTTTGTGGAGTTATTGCGAAAATTCAATATGTGGTTCCATATTTTTGACGAAGCTCGGAGTGCTTCCCTAGATGACAGTTCTCCGGACGGAAACCCCTTTCTTGCCAATCAATTGATTCTTTGCAGCACAGAGTTTTT includes:
- a CDS encoding REP-associated tyrosine transposase, producing MSRKYKFHNPSAAYFVSFAVVNWIDVFTREVYFNVITDSLNYCRNHKGMALFAYCIMPSHLHLLFRDDKENPSGLLRDFKGFTSKRMIATIMENSQESRREWLLWMFKRAGIKNSNVKEYQFWQQNNHPIELWSTPVIKEKFEYIHNNPVTAGLVMEAWEWKHSSARNYAELDSVIPIDEIGFLG